A single region of the Camelus ferus isolate YT-003-E chromosome 2, BCGSAC_Cfer_1.0, whole genome shotgun sequence genome encodes:
- the LOC102509889 gene encoding transmembrane protease serine 11F isoform X4, protein MRTSREFMERSHQIERMMSRIFRRSGDGRFIKSHVIKLRPDENGVNILIVLMFRYPSTDSAERIKKKIERILYQSLKTKQLPLTINKPSFTLTSIDSKKMQNLLNSRCGIRMTSSYMPLPASSSTERIVQGMETAMEGEWPWQASLQLKGAGHQCGASLISNTWLLTAAHCFRKNKDPSQWIVTFGTTITPPAVQRNLGKIIIHENYHRETNDNDIALAQLATQVEFSNTVQRVCLPDSSIKLPPKTSVFVTGFGSTVDDGPTQNRLRQARVETISTAVCNRKDVYDGLITSGMLCAGFMDGKVDACKGDSGGPLVYDNHDIWYLVGIVSWGQSCALPKKPGVYTRVTQYRDWIASKTGI, encoded by the exons ATGAGAACCTCAAGAGAGTTTATGGAAAGAAGTCATCAGATTGAGAGAATG ATGTCTAGGATATTTCGACGTTCTGGAGACGGTCGGTTTATCAAGTCTCATGTTATCAAATTACG ACCAGATGAAAATGGTGTGAATATTCTTATAGTGCTCATGTTTCGATACCCATCTACTGATAGTGCTGAgcgaatcaagaaaaaaattgaaaggattTTATATCAAAGTCTGAAGACAAAACAGTTGCCTTTGACTATAAACAAACCATCATTTACACTCACAT CTATTGACAGCAAAAAGATGCAAAATCTTCTCAACAGCC GCTGTGGAATAAGGATGACCTCTTCATACATGCCATTACCAGCATCCTCTTCTACTGAAAGGATTGTCCAAGGAATGGAAACAGCTATGGAAGGGGAGTGGCCATGGCAGGCCAGCCTGCAGCTCAAAGGGGCGGGACATCAGTGTGGAGCCAGCCTCATCAGTAACACTTGGCTGCTCACAGCAGCTCACTGCTTCCGCAA aaataaagaCCCAAGTCAATGGATTGTTACTTTTGGTACAACTATAACACCACCTGCAGTGCAACGAAATCTGGGGAAAATTATCATCCATGAAAATTACCATAGAGAAACAAATGACAATGACATTGCTTTGGCTCAGCTTGCTACTCAAGTTGAGTTTTCAAATACAGTTCAGAGAGTTTGCCTCCCAGATTCATCCATAAAGTTGCCACCTAAAACAAGTGTATTTGTCACAGGATTTGGATCCACTGTAGATGATG GACCTACACAAAATAGACTTCGGCAAGCCAGGGTGGAAACCATAAGCACAGCTGTGTGCAACAGAAAGGATGTGTATGATGGCCTGATAACCTCAGGAATGTTATGTGCAGGGTTCATGGATGGAAAAGTAGATGCATGTAAG ggAGATTCTGGTGGACCTCTGGTTTATGATAATCATGACATCTGGTACCTTGTCGGTATAGTAAGCTGGGGACAATCATGTGCACTTCCCAAAAAACCTGGAGTCTACACAAGAGTGACTCAGTATCGAGACTGGATCGCCTCAAAGACTGGTATCTAG